In Candidatus Thermodiscus eudorianus, a single genomic region encodes these proteins:
- a CDS encoding AbrB/MazE/SpoVT family DNA-binding domain-containing protein, which yields MSLGVSKRRVQRLGGSSLIITLPKIWARKVGIGIGDEVVVVDEGNQLKILPPSSELVKNMGSLTVKLSSYLKELDPQELARCAFVAGYDRLIIELPRSNGVDPEEILEGLRKSDYVLEAVQVMNVIEAQLLSAKDANRKFLKLIANILYNITDGLASGKTTLEEAYREYEKARMITDIVARSVFRNKVVTCSGENVNPMTVGIMYTVLGNFETLMREVANSPEDAGETAREVATLLVLVASAVANTSGKRLLEVEEKVDELMEKYRSRNDRVAGIASALLSTIRELAKTALCFTTTQNQNKG from the coding sequence GTGAGCTTAGGAGTATCCAAGAGAAGGGTACAGCGACTAGGCGGTTCAAGCCTCATAATAACGCTGCCGAAGATATGGGCTAGGAAGGTGGGTATAGGCATAGGAGACGAGGTAGTCGTAGTAGACGAGGGGAACCAGCTCAAGATACTCCCACCGAGCTCCGAGCTAGTCAAGAACATGGGCAGCCTCACGGTCAAGCTCTCAAGCTACCTAAAGGAGCTGGACCCGCAGGAGCTGGCTAGGTGCGCATTCGTAGCAGGCTATGACAGGCTCATCATCGAGCTCCCCAGGTCAAACGGGGTGGACCCGGAGGAGATCCTCGAAGGACTCAGGAAGAGCGACTACGTATTAGAGGCGGTCCAGGTAATGAACGTGATCGAGGCCCAGTTACTCTCAGCTAAGGACGCCAACAGGAAGTTCCTAAAGCTGATAGCAAACATACTATACAATATAACAGACGGCCTCGCAAGCGGGAAGACAACGCTCGAAGAAGCCTACAGGGAGTACGAGAAGGCCAGGATGATAACGGACATAGTGGCTAGGAGCGTCTTCAGGAACAAGGTGGTAACCTGCAGCGGCGAGAACGTGAACCCGATGACAGTCGGGATAATGTACACGGTGCTCGGGAACTTCGAGACTCTGATGAGGGAGGTCGCGAACTCCCCGGAGGATGCCGGCGAGACCGCTAGAGAGGTGGCGACGCTGCTAGTACTTGTAGCCTCGGCAGTCGCCAACACGAGCGGTAAGAGACTCCTAGAGGTCGAAGAGAAGGTGGACGAGCTAATGGAGAAGTACAGGAGCCGGAACGATAGAGTAGCTGGAATCGCGAGCGCCCTACTCTCCACCATAAGGGAGCTGGCCAAGACGGCCCTATGCTTCACGACAACACAGAACCAGAACAAGGGCTAG
- a CDS encoding carbon-nitrogen hydrolase family protein produces MTGELHIAVLHGSVKAAKGGPSYSHNIHRFVNLVTNFLEEAKANNNPIHLIVSHAFPATGNIPEYIRDKERAKSRIKYRSTTLNLKTMGQSSPVRLLRKVAINHNVNILYGPLYEVAGPRNYETTVLIKPDGGIEKYRKITLTPVEESLGLTCGKTPGVFDLVDYSGNGIGRIGVFIDEDMFNPLIFKAFEMSKVDIVIGHAMPYTSRYLPQPKKEGYVVTMKHCLVDKILTARSMDAGSPLVLVGGVLNVYTSSRRLVEKHWMPTTIVDPEDPENDVCLSPATAKSTSRPFLTAEDVDKFKRVIVELGDDKVYSGGDCERAHKWFKKICSSK; encoded by the coding sequence ATGACGGGAGAGCTACACATAGCAGTACTGCACGGATCCGTCAAGGCCGCCAAGGGAGGGCCCAGTTACTCCCACAACATCCATAGGTTCGTGAACCTAGTCACGAACTTTCTAGAGGAGGCTAAGGCCAACAACAACCCCATCCACCTGATAGTCTCCCACGCCTTCCCAGCCACAGGGAACATACCCGAGTATATCAGGGATAAGGAGAGGGCTAAGAGCAGGATAAAGTACAGGTCGACCACGCTGAACCTGAAGACGATGGGCCAGAGCAGCCCCGTCAGGCTCCTCAGGAAGGTCGCCATAAACCACAACGTCAACATACTCTACGGCCCCCTCTACGAGGTCGCAGGGCCGAGGAACTATGAGACCACCGTCCTAATCAAGCCCGACGGGGGCATCGAGAAATATAGGAAGATAACTCTCACGCCGGTCGAGGAGAGCCTGGGGCTCACATGCGGCAAGACCCCTGGGGTGTTTGACCTAGTCGATTACAGTGGTAATGGGATTGGCAGGATCGGGGTCTTCATAGACGAGGACATGTTCAACCCCCTGATATTCAAGGCCTTCGAGATGTCCAAGGTCGATATAGTCATCGGCCACGCAATGCCCTACACCAGCAGATACCTCCCACAGCCCAAGAAAGAGGGATACGTTGTCACCATGAAGCACTGCCTGGTAGACAAGATCCTCACAGCCAGGTCCATGGACGCCGGGAGCCCCCTAGTCCTGGTGGGGGGCGTCCTGAACGTATATACCAGTAGTAGGAGGCTCGTCGAGAAGCACTGGATGCCCACGACCATAGTCGACCCGGAGGACCCGGAGAACGACGTGTGCTTGAGCCCAGCCACGGCGAAGTCGACGTCGAGGCCCTTCCTTACGGCTGAGGACGTGGATAAGTTTAAGAGGGTGATAGTGGAGTTGGGCGATGACAAGGTGTACTCTGGAGGTGACTGTGAGAGGGCGCATAAGTGGTTTAAGAAGATATGTAGTTCTAAGTGA
- a CDS encoding CBS domain-containing protein, which yields MPHAEEFPVVSLITKQPIVMKPEDTVDKAVSKMAEENVGSVIIVDDKLKPIGIFTERDLLIKVCAKGLDPSRVKLGDVMTRRLVTIKESEPARRALETMLHFGFRHLPVVDSSGRLVGVISIKDVSRPFVGEVDVEELHSAG from the coding sequence ATGCCTCATGCAGAGGAATTTCCTGTAGTCTCCCTCATAACCAAGCAGCCCATAGTGATGAAGCCCGAGGACACCGTGGATAAGGCGGTCAGCAAGATGGCTGAGGAGAACGTGGGCAGCGTTATCATTGTCGACGACAAGCTGAAGCCTATAGGCATCTTCACAGAGCGAGACCTCCTGATCAAGGTGTGCGCTAAGGGCCTAGACCCTAGCAGAGTCAAGCTAGGGGACGTCATGACTAGGAGGCTGGTGACTATAAAGGAGTCCGAGCCAGCTAGGAGGGCTTTGGAGACGATGCTCCACTTCGGGTTCAGGCACTTGCCGGTAGTCGATAGTAGTGGTAGGCTCGTGGGCGTCATTAGCATAAAGGATGTTAGCAGGCCCTTCGTCGGAGAGGTTGATGTGGAGGAGCTCCACTCCGCCGGCTAG
- a CDS encoding CBS domain-containing protein: MVPLKLPRKQLPLLARDIMSAPPFTISEKTNLREAAKIMCDNKVGSVLVVGNDGELRGILTERDLTCAMTRETSEVPICDLPVWEFMTPDPAYVHPETPITEVMEKFRELGVRHLPVVDRDGKPVGVISIRDVLALIEILFRVFK, encoded by the coding sequence ATGGTACCCCTAAAGCTACCCAGGAAACAGCTACCACTACTAGCCAGGGACATAATGAGCGCCCCGCCCTTCACCATAAGCGAGAAGACAAACCTCAGGGAAGCCGCAAAGATAATGTGCGACAACAAGGTAGGCAGCGTCCTAGTAGTCGGCAACGACGGAGAACTAAGGGGGATACTGACCGAGCGCGACCTCACCTGCGCCATGACCAGGGAGACGAGCGAGGTACCCATATGCGATCTCCCAGTCTGGGAGTTCATGACGCCAGACCCCGCCTACGTGCACCCCGAGACCCCAATAACCGAGGTCATGGAGAAGTTCAGGGAGCTTGGCGTTAGACACCTCCCCGTGGTCGACAGGGACGGGAAGCCCGTGGGCGTCATCTCGATCAGGGACGTGCTGGCGCTGATCGAGATACTCTTCAGGGTCTTCAAGTAA